Proteins co-encoded in one Anabaena sphaerica FACHB-251 genomic window:
- a CDS encoding hybrid sensor histidine kinase/response regulator encodes MPIQAQAFLADILIVDDKLENIRFLSDFLSKHHYQVRKAINGQAALMAVRTLPPDLILLDINMPGMGGYEVCEFLKNDFTTSSIPIIFLSAGNDVTDKVRAFQVGGIDYITKPFYLDEVLARIQTQLKLKDLQKELKSRNEQLQNTLLVLQNTQAELIQKEKLVNAGRIAAGIAHEINNPLSFILGNLSPASEYSQKLISLIKLYQQAFPDATPEIRNFIDEIELDFINSDFTKIIASIHTGAERIRSVIQALHIFSRLDQSGIKPFDVHESIDSILMTLLYQLELEGSVGISILKEYEDIPEVIGYTNLFNQALLNILQNAIEALKSRFNSILDSSFQPTIWINTQIMPKNHIKISIKDNGIGIPQENKAHIFEPFFTTKSVKKGVGLGLFTSYQIITDIHKGSLIYQGCPEGCSEFIIEIPVSGDFYTNSL; translated from the coding sequence ATGCCTATACAAGCTCAAGCATTTCTAGCCGACATTCTCATTGTCGATGATAAGCTAGAAAATATTCGGTTTTTATCTGATTTTTTGTCCAAGCACCATTATCAAGTTCGCAAAGCAATCAACGGACAGGCTGCATTAATGGCTGTTAGGACACTTCCCCCCGATTTGATTCTTCTAGACATCAATATGCCAGGAATGGGAGGGTATGAGGTATGCGAATTTTTAAAGAATGATTTCACAACAAGTTCAATTCCCATTATTTTCTTGAGTGCTGGGAATGATGTTACTGATAAAGTTAGAGCATTCCAAGTAGGAGGTATTGATTACATTACTAAACCATTTTATTTAGATGAAGTTTTGGCAAGAATTCAGACTCAGTTAAAGCTCAAAGACCTCCAGAAAGAATTAAAATCTCGTAATGAGCAGCTACAAAATACTCTCTTAGTCTTACAAAATACTCAAGCTGAACTAATCCAAAAAGAAAAGCTAGTTAACGCAGGTCGAATTGCTGCAGGAATTGCTCATGAAATTAACAACCCGCTGAGTTTTATTCTTGGCAATCTTAGTCCTGCGTCTGAATATAGTCAAAAACTGATTAGCTTAATTAAGCTTTATCAACAAGCATTTCCAGATGCAACCCCAGAAATAAGAAATTTTATCGATGAAATAGAATTAGATTTCATTAATTCCGATTTTACAAAAATTATTGCTTCCATCCACACAGGAGCAGAAAGGATTCGTTCAGTTATTCAAGCTCTGCATATTTTCTCTCGTCTTGATCAGTCAGGTATCAAACCTTTTGATGTTCATGAAAGTATCGATAGCATTCTGATGACACTACTCTATCAACTTGAGTTAGAAGGCTCAGTCGGTATTTCAATTCTTAAGGAATATGAAGATATACCTGAAGTTATTGGATATACAAATCTATTCAATCAAGCTTTGCTAAATATTTTACAGAATGCTATTGAAGCACTTAAATCACGATTTAATTCAATTCTCGATAGTTCATTTCAACCTACAATTTGGATTAATACTCAAATTATGCCTAAAAATCACATAAAAATTAGTATTAAAGACAATGGTATAGGTATTCCTCAAGAAAATAAAGCTCATATATTTGAACCATTTTTTACTACTAAATCAGTAAAAAAAGGAGTTGGATTAGGTTTATTCACTAGCTACCAAATCATCACTGATATTCATAAAGGTAGTTTGATTTATCAAGGCTGCCCTGAAGGATGTTCAGAATTTATTATAGAAATTCCTGTATCTGGAGATTTTTATACTAATTCGCTGTAG
- a CDS encoding DUF305 domain-containing protein — MLNKSVNFGLLGLLAALSLTNSAIAEQHQHSPSAPADMTNTMPQPQGDQRFITMMIHHDQKTLKMADLALQKAKNPQIKALATEIKTEQTKEIEQLQAFYKQLYGAEVPAGVMNCMGMGNGQGMGKNMSLESLENSPNFDQEFLQKMIHHQQMSVKMASKAAENANAPQIRNLAQAIIKTQTAQIQKLQQLSPVES; from the coding sequence ATGCTTAACAAATCAGTAAATTTTGGTCTTTTAGGTTTACTTGCCGCTTTATCTCTAACCAATAGCGCCATAGCCGAACAACACCAACACTCACCATCTGCCCCTGCTGACATGACCAACACTATGCCCCAGCCGCAGGGAGATCAGCGTTTCATCACCATGATGATTCACCACGACCAAAAAACGCTGAAAATGGCAGATTTGGCTTTACAGAAGGCGAAAAATCCGCAAATCAAAGCATTGGCAACCGAGATAAAAACCGAGCAAACCAAAGAAATTGAGCAATTGCAAGCTTTTTACAAACAGTTGTATGGTGCAGAAGTTCCTGCTGGTGTCATGAATTGTATGGGTATGGGCAATGGTCAGGGAATGGGCAAAAATATGAGTTTAGAATCTTTGGAAAATTCCCCTAACTTTGACCAGGAATTTTTACAAAAGATGATTCATCATCAGCAAATGTCTGTGAAGATGGCCTCAAAAGCTGCTGAAAATGCTAATGCGCCACAAATTCGTAATTTAGCTCAAGCTATCATCAAAACGCAAACTGCTCAAATTCAAAAGTTGCAGCAGTTGTCTCCAGTTGAATCTTAA
- a CDS encoding heavy-metal-associated domain-containing protein, translating into MTIKLTVPGMACSACANNITNAVKAVDANANVEADPTTKLVNVDTQASETAIKEALVAAGYPPA; encoded by the coding sequence ATGACAATCAAACTTACAGTTCCGGGAATGGCTTGTTCTGCTTGTGCCAACAATATTACCAATGCAGTTAAGGCTGTTGATGCTAACGCTAACGTTGAAGCTGACCCCACAACCAAGCTGGTAAATGTAGATACTCAAGCTTCAGAAACTGCCATTAAAGAAGCTTTAGTTGCTGCTGGTTATCCTCCTGCTTAA
- a CDS encoding heavy metal translocating P-type ATPase, with the protein MDNLTLKLKGMSCASCANNVEQAILAVPGVIDCNVNFGTEQATINYEPKQTNLEEIQTAIEVAGYSSFSLQEAQGEDEAEKASRLAEQQELKRKLWTGGVISVFLFFGSLPMMIGLKLPFIPDFLHHPWLQLVLTTPVEFWCGGSFFLNAWKSLKRHTATMDTLIALGTGAAYLYSLVVTLFPEFFIAQGLQTHVYYEVAAMVVTLILLGRFLEHRARGQTSEAIHKLMGLQARTARVMRDGVEMDIPIGEVRVNDVILVRPGEKIPVDGEVIDGASMVDEAMVTGESLPVKKQSGDEVIGATINKTGSFRFRVTRVGKDTFLSQIVKLVQEAQGSKAPIQRLADQVTGWFVPAVIAIAIATFVIWFNFTGNFTLSMITMVGVLIIACPCALGLATPTSVMVGTGKGAENGILIKDAQSLELAHKIQTIVLDKTGTLTEGKPTVTDFVTVKGTANQNELELLKLAATVERNSEHPVAEAVVKYAESQQVRLAEVADFVAVAGSGVQGIVNHHLVQIGTERWLTELGIVTDSLQEYQVAWEVGGKTVILIAVDGELEGIMGIADTLKPSSAAAVKALQKLGLEVVMLTGDNRPTAEAIADQVGITQVFAQVRPDQKAAIVQSLQSKIQNPKSKIVAMVGDGINDAPALAQADVGIAIGTGTDVAIAASDITLISGDLQAIVTAIQLSRATINNIKQNLFFAFIYNIIGIPVAAGILYPIFGWLLNPIIAGAAMALSSVSVVSNALRLRKFQAGVN; encoded by the coding sequence ATGGATAATCTCACTCTCAAACTCAAAGGAATGAGTTGTGCTTCCTGTGCTAATAACGTTGAACAGGCAATACTTGCAGTTCCTGGTGTAATTGATTGCAATGTTAATTTTGGTACAGAACAAGCAACAATTAATTATGAGCCAAAACAGACAAATTTAGAGGAAATTCAAACTGCTATTGAGGTTGCGGGTTATTCTTCTTTTTCGCTACAAGAAGCACAAGGTGAAGATGAGGCTGAGAAGGCGAGTAGGTTAGCAGAACAACAAGAACTGAAGCGTAAACTATGGACAGGTGGTGTAATTAGCGTTTTTCTGTTTTTCGGTTCTTTACCGATGATGATAGGCTTAAAGTTGCCTTTTATTCCAGATTTTTTACATCATCCTTGGTTGCAGTTGGTGTTAACAACTCCAGTTGAATTTTGGTGTGGTGGGTCTTTTTTCCTCAATGCTTGGAAGTCTTTAAAACGCCACACGGCAACGATGGATACTTTAATTGCATTGGGTACAGGTGCTGCTTATTTATATTCTTTAGTGGTTACGCTTTTCCCAGAGTTTTTTATTGCCCAAGGTTTGCAAACTCATGTTTATTATGAAGTTGCGGCAATGGTTGTGACTTTAATTCTGTTGGGGCGGTTTTTGGAACATCGCGCTAGGGGACAAACTTCGGAAGCTATTCACAAACTGATGGGACTGCAAGCGAGAACTGCTAGAGTGATGCGGGATGGAGTGGAAATGGATATTCCCATCGGCGAGGTGAGAGTTAATGATGTGATTTTGGTGCGTCCGGGGGAAAAAATTCCGGTTGATGGGGAAGTGATTGATGGGGCTTCAATGGTAGATGAGGCTATGGTGACAGGTGAAAGTTTACCTGTGAAGAAGCAATCAGGAGATGAGGTGATTGGGGCGACGATTAATAAAACTGGTAGTTTTAGGTTTAGGGTGACTAGGGTAGGAAAGGATACGTTTTTATCACAAATTGTCAAGTTAGTGCAAGAAGCGCAGGGTTCTAAAGCACCTATTCAAAGGTTAGCGGATCAGGTGACAGGGTGGTTTGTTCCTGCTGTGATTGCGATCGCGATCGCAACTTTTGTGATCTGGTTTAATTTTACGGGTAATTTTACCCTCTCGATGATCACAATGGTGGGTGTTTTAATTATTGCCTGTCCCTGTGCTTTGGGTTTAGCTACTCCTACTTCGGTGATGGTAGGAACTGGTAAAGGTGCGGAAAATGGCATTTTAATTAAAGATGCCCAAAGTTTAGAGTTAGCACACAAAATTCAAACTATTGTTCTCGATAAAACCGGCACTTTAACTGAAGGTAAACCGACGGTTACAGATTTCGTCACTGTTAAAGGTACAGCTAATCAAAATGAACTGGAATTATTAAAGTTAGCAGCAACTGTAGAAAGAAATTCTGAACATCCTGTAGCGGAAGCTGTGGTTAAATATGCCGAATCTCAACAGGTGAGGTTAGCAGAAGTTGCGGATTTTGTAGCTGTTGCTGGTAGTGGGGTGCAAGGTATTGTTAATCATCATCTCGTGCAAATTGGTACAGAACGCTGGTTAACAGAATTAGGAATTGTTACAGATTCTCTGCAAGAATATCAAGTTGCTTGGGAAGTGGGAGGAAAAACGGTAATTTTAATAGCTGTTGATGGGGAATTAGAGGGGATAATGGGTATTGCTGATACCTTGAAACCTTCCTCAGCCGCAGCGGTAAAAGCACTGCAAAAGTTAGGTTTAGAAGTAGTAATGTTAACAGGAGATAATCGCCCAACTGCGGAAGCGATCGCTGATCAAGTTGGTATTACTCAGGTTTTTGCTCAAGTTAGACCAGATCAAAAAGCGGCTATTGTTCAATCTTTGCAATCCAAAATCCAAAATCCAAAATCTAAAATTGTAGCGATGGTAGGGGATGGAATTAATGATGCACCAGCTTTAGCGCAAGCAGATGTGGGGATAGCTATTGGAACGGGGACAGATGTGGCGATCGCAGCAAGTGATATTACCCTAATTTCTGGAGATTTACAAGCAATTGTCACCGCTATTCAACTCAGTCGCGCTACCATTAATAATATTAAGCAAAATCTCTTCTTTGCTTTTATTTACAATATCATTGGTATTCCTGTTGCTGCTGGTATTCTTTACCCTATTTTTGGTTGGTTACTTAACCCAATTATCGCCGGTGCAGCAATGGCGCTTTCCTCGGTTTCTGTAGTCAGCAATGCCTTAAGATTGCGTAAATTTCAAGCAGGAGTCAATTAA
- a CDS encoding aromatic ring-hydroxylating oxygenase subunit alpha, producing the protein MNVNAENVNYARKPKIFNQPERFIEGWYWVISSRKLRVGEVKPVTILGRDLVIYRGEDRQAVIFDAYCPHMGAHLAEGKVEGNELRCFFHNWKYDAQGFCVDIPCLDEPINVRAKTWPTAEKYGLVWVWTGETPQQPLPFIPELELEEYDSAFGLRFITNCHPNVFMVNAIDAQHFNTVHKLLSEFNFEKQELNENAITFTNTTQNSRDSFLMKLIRPFYKKPVIYSLCYWYGTTGMVTVGTDFLHFHIMFALRLIAGGKTEGLTIFITKKRQGIFGRLYNRLILWLSKFVAQFFIKNDSKIFETIQFNLKSPIDLDEPIIQFINHLEGQKALKWGSWNLDRVRDGEVREIEKRENREKWRDELVND; encoded by the coding sequence ATGAATGTCAACGCTGAAAATGTGAACTACGCACGGAAACCGAAAATTTTTAATCAACCAGAGCGTTTTATTGAGGGTTGGTATTGGGTAATATCCTCTCGAAAATTGCGGGTTGGTGAAGTTAAACCCGTGACAATTTTGGGGAGAGATTTAGTAATCTATCGTGGTGAAGATAGACAAGCAGTTATTTTTGATGCTTACTGTCCACACATGGGCGCTCATCTTGCAGAAGGCAAAGTTGAGGGTAATGAATTACGCTGTTTTTTTCATAATTGGAAATACGATGCACAAGGTTTTTGTGTTGATATTCCTTGTTTGGATGAACCAATTAATGTCAGGGCTAAAACTTGGCCTACCGCCGAAAAATATGGGTTGGTTTGGGTTTGGACTGGAGAAACACCACAACAGCCTTTACCTTTTATTCCTGAGTTAGAACTTGAGGAGTATGATAGTGCTTTTGGTTTACGGTTTATCACGAACTGTCACCCAAATGTTTTCATGGTTAATGCTATCGATGCTCAACATTTTAATACAGTTCACAAGCTGCTATCAGAATTTAATTTTGAAAAACAGGAACTGAATGAAAATGCTATTACGTTCACTAACACTACACAGAATAGCCGTGATTCTTTTTTGATGAAACTGATCCGTCCTTTCTACAAAAAACCTGTAATTTACAGTCTTTGCTATTGGTATGGTACTACAGGGATGGTAACAGTTGGTACAGATTTCTTACATTTCCACATTATGTTTGCTTTGCGTTTAATAGCCGGAGGAAAAACTGAAGGACTGACAATTTTCATTACTAAAAAACGTCAGGGTATTTTCGGTCGGCTATATAATCGCTTAATTTTGTGGTTGAGTAAATTCGTAGCTCAATTCTTTATCAAGAATGATAGCAAAATTTTCGAGACTATTCAGTTTAATTTAAAATCTCCCATCGACCTTGATGAGCCGATTATACAATTTATTAACCATTTAGAAGGACAGAAAGCTTTAAAGTGGGGAAGTTGGAATTTAGACAGAGTGCGTGATGGTGAGGTACGAGAGATAGAAAAACGAGAAAACCGCGAAAAATGGCGCGATGAGCTAGTTAATGATTGA
- a CDS encoding class I SAM-dependent methyltransferase, producing MKTINISKQLAQNIGNYDNPDSIGSKFRAKRILPLISMINKVYEKHGEVSILDIGGRKNYWSVLPEQLLKEYKIYITIVNFPGEILPETEEHYKFIHGDGCNLNFFDDNSFHIAHSNSVIEHVGDWQQMVSFAKEVRRLAPNIYLQTPYFWFPIEPHFMCPFFHWLPRPVRISLVMRFALGNHQRYKSVGEAASKLEHYRLLDRKMLQYLFPDADITSERFIGLTKSLTAIRYEKD from the coding sequence ATGAAAACAATCAATATATCAAAACAATTAGCCCAGAATATTGGTAATTATGATAATCCTGACTCTATAGGATCGAAGTTTAGAGCCAAGCGGATATTACCTCTTATATCCATGATTAATAAAGTTTATGAGAAACATGGAGAAGTTAGTATTCTTGATATTGGTGGGAGAAAAAATTATTGGAGTGTATTGCCTGAACAGTTATTAAAAGAATATAAGATTTATATAACAATTGTTAATTTTCCGGGTGAAATATTACCCGAAACTGAAGAGCATTATAAATTTATTCACGGTGATGGCTGTAACCTCAATTTCTTTGATGACAACTCTTTTCACATAGCTCATTCAAACTCTGTAATTGAGCATGTTGGTGATTGGCAACAGATGGTTAGCTTTGCAAAAGAGGTCAGGAGATTAGCACCAAATATATATCTTCAAACTCCATATTTTTGGTTTCCTATAGAACCACATTTTATGTGTCCGTTTTTTCATTGGCTTCCCAGACCTGTAAGAATTAGCTTAGTTATGCGCTTTGCTCTAGGAAATCATCAACGCTACAAAAGTGTTGGCGAAGCAGCTTCTAAGCTTGAACATTACCGCTTGCTGGATCGGAAAATGTTGCAATATTTATTTCCAGATGCAGATATCACGTCTGAGAGATTTATAGGACTTACTAAGTCCTTGACTGCGATCAGATACGAAAAAGATTGA
- a CDS encoding NB-ARC domain-containing protein, whose protein sequence is MKQQPSRRRRGVILTLKGWDKFQAAKTQVEFDENAGDSFSLEELSDRTRLALHTISRILARLEPVDKSSLQFAFAAFGLELSQSDYTRPTSTLEELETRQANPQYDWQEAPDVSVFFGRSEELLQLRQWILEERCRLVGLLGIGGIGKSTLAVKLGRQIQSEFEVVVWRSLQNAPPVDEQITNILQSLLSALRKEMVIPESFASLLSKLMECLQSNRCLLILDNVETILSGGQTGQYRPGYEGYGQLLKRVGEVPHNSCVLFTSREKPREMIPLEGERTGVKSLPLKGLNPTEGKQLFQEKGQFTATEREWQVLIKHYGGNPLALKMVAAGTQELFDGRIAPLLKYVEHGILIFEDIGDLLERQFYHLSAVQEEVMYWLAINREPVSIAELAADIVTSSSQGLVLSAITFLLQRSLIERSSEHFFLQPVVMAYTTQRLVKQVCQQLVGEKSVRLGLFQTHALIKATAKDYIRETQKQLIVQPLLEQLLLEMGSQQKLVILLQDVLEQQRHQVAILAGYAGGNVLNLLTHLQVNLQGYDFSNLNIRQVDLQGVNLAGVNFQNTTFDQSVFATTLKSIFSLALSPDGKLLVTGDMDGQIHLWQMADRKNLLTFKGHEGLVWTVAFSPDGQTLASGGHDGLIKLWNTQTGDCLKTLDPHTGIVWSISFSSDGQTLASGSQDTSIRLWDVYLGKCLKILHGHTSAVCSVRFNPDGSILASGSDDCDIRLWDIDTGICIKTLQGHDGRVCSVRFSPDAKTLASGSSDHSIRLWDVSKGVCVRTFHGHTNWVWSVCFSSDGQTIATGGNDSSVRLWNVQQGTCVKIFHGHTSEVYSAIFSPDDQILFSASRDSSVRLWDVSKGVCVRTLQGHSSGAHLVSFNPDDCLLATGSCDSLVRLWDIASGYSTKILQGHTDWVWSVSFSPDASILASGSDDTSIKLWDVISGDCITTLYGHSGGVTSVSFSPDGQTLASASRDASVKLWDIHKHKCVKTLEGHTGEIWSVSFSPDGNTLATASQDCLVKLWDVGEGKCITTLPGHTDGVWSLSFSPDGKMLASGSVDHSIRLWDTSNFTCVKVLQGHTSTVWSVSFSPDGCTLASASSDQTICLWDINNFTCLKVLNTHSSGVCSVCFNSVGNILVHISQDEGIKLWDVGTLECIKTLKVDRLYEGMNIRGVTGLTAAQRSTLLALGAVEGIG, encoded by the coding sequence ATGAAACAGCAACCAAGCAGACGCAGGCGGGGAGTAATCCTCACCCTAAAAGGCTGGGATAAATTTCAAGCTGCCAAAACTCAAGTCGAATTTGATGAGAATGCTGGAGATAGCTTTTCATTAGAAGAACTGAGCGATCGCACTCGTTTAGCTCTACACACTATATCTAGAATTTTGGCACGCTTAGAACCTGTCGATAAAAGTTCCTTGCAGTTTGCCTTCGCTGCCTTTGGTCTGGAGTTATCTCAAAGCGATTATACCCGCCCTACCTCGACCTTAGAGGAGCTAGAAACTAGACAAGCAAACCCACAGTATGACTGGCAAGAAGCACCGGACGTATCCGTGTTTTTTGGCCGCAGTGAAGAATTATTGCAGCTACGACAGTGGATATTAGAAGAACGGTGTCGTTTAGTTGGACTGTTGGGAATTGGTGGTATTGGCAAAAGCACTCTAGCCGTGAAGTTGGGGCGGCAAATTCAAAGCGAATTTGAGGTAGTGGTGTGGCGCAGCCTGCAAAATGCACCGCCAGTAGACGAGCAAATAACAAACATCCTGCAATCTTTGCTGTCGGCGTTGCGAAAGGAAATGGTAATACCGGAAAGCTTTGCTAGTTTGCTATCAAAGCTGATGGAATGTTTGCAATCAAACCGATGTCTGCTGATTTTAGACAATGTTGAAACAATTCTCTCTGGTGGTCAAACAGGGCAATATCGTCCTGGCTACGAGGGATATGGTCAATTACTCAAGCGCGTTGGTGAAGTACCTCATAATAGTTGCGTTCTCTTCACTTCTAGAGAAAAACCCAGAGAAATGATACCACTAGAAGGAGAGAGAACAGGAGTGAAGTCGCTCCCATTAAAAGGATTAAATCCTACCGAGGGAAAACAGTTATTCCAGGAAAAAGGACAATTCACAGCTACAGAACGAGAATGGCAGGTACTCATCAAGCATTATGGGGGTAATCCCTTAGCTCTCAAGATGGTAGCAGCCGGAACCCAAGAGCTTTTCGACGGTAGAATTGCCCCGCTTTTAAAGTATGTGGAACACGGGATATTAATTTTTGAAGACATTGGCGACTTATTAGAACGGCAGTTCTACCATTTGTCAGCAGTACAAGAGGAAGTAATGTATTGGCTGGCAATTAATCGAGAGCCAGTATCCATTGCCGAGTTAGCTGCTGATATAGTGACATCTTCCTCCCAGGGTCTCGTACTTTCAGCAATCACATTTCTGTTGCAACGTTCATTAATTGAAAGAAGTAGCGAGCATTTCTTTCTACAACCAGTCGTAATGGCATATACGACACAGCGATTGGTTAAACAAGTTTGTCAACAATTAGTAGGGGAAAAGTCTGTCCGTTTAGGCTTATTCCAAACCCATGCTTTAATTAAGGCAACAGCCAAAGACTACATTCGGGAGACACAAAAGCAATTAATTGTGCAACCCTTGCTTGAGCAATTGTTGCTAGAGATGGGCAGTCAACAAAAGCTGGTTATTTTGTTGCAGGATGTATTAGAGCAGCAAAGACATCAAGTTGCAATATTAGCAGGGTATGCGGGGGGTAATGTCCTTAACTTGTTAACGCATTTGCAAGTAAATTTACAGGGGTATGACTTCTCAAATTTGAACATTAGGCAAGTTGACCTACAGGGTGTAAATTTAGCTGGAGTTAATTTCCAAAATACTACTTTTGATCAGTCTGTATTTGCTACAACATTGAAGAGCATTTTCTCACTTGCCTTGAGTCCAGATGGAAAACTGTTGGTTACGGGTGATATGGATGGGCAAATTCATTTGTGGCAAATGGCAGATAGAAAAAACTTGTTGACATTTAAAGGACATGAAGGTTTGGTTTGGACGGTCGCCTTTAGTCCAGATGGACAAACCCTGGCAAGTGGTGGTCATGACGGATTAATCAAGTTGTGGAATACACAAACAGGAGATTGTTTAAAAACTTTAGATCCACATACAGGTATTGTTTGGTCTATAAGCTTTAGTTCGGATGGTCAAACTCTAGCCAGTGGTAGTCAAGACACTTCGATTCGGTTGTGGGATGTCTATTTAGGTAAGTGCCTCAAAATATTGCATGGTCATACTAGTGCGGTATGTTCAGTTAGGTTTAATCCAGATGGTTCTATCCTAGCCAGTGGTAGTGATGATTGCGATATTCGCTTGTGGGATATCGATACAGGTATCTGTATAAAAACTTTGCAAGGTCATGATGGTAGGGTATGTTCGGTTCGTTTCAGTCCAGATGCTAAAACTCTTGCCAGTGGGAGTAGTGACCACTCTATTCGGTTATGGGATGTGAGTAAAGGTGTGTGCGTAAGAACATTTCACGGTCATACAAATTGGGTATGGTCAGTTTGCTTTAGTTCAGATGGTCAAACCATAGCTACAGGTGGTAATGACTCCAGTGTGAGGTTGTGGAATGTGCAGCAAGGTACGTGTGTGAAAATTTTCCACGGACATACCAGTGAAGTGTATTCAGCTATTTTTAGTCCAGATGATCAAATCTTATTTAGTGCTAGTAGGGATTCCAGCGTGCGTTTATGGGATGTAAGTAAAGGTGTGTGCGTGAGAACTTTACAGGGTCATTCTAGTGGGGCGCATTTGGTCAGTTTTAACCCTGATGATTGTCTGTTGGCGACAGGTAGTTGTGATAGTTTGGTTAGGCTATGGGATATTGCATCTGGGTACTCTACTAAAATTTTACAAGGTCACACAGATTGGGTATGGTCAGTTAGCTTTAGTCCTGATGCTTCTATATTAGCGAGTGGCAGTGATGACACCAGCATTAAGCTATGGGATGTTATTTCTGGTGATTGTATTACAACCTTATATGGTCATAGCGGTGGAGTAACATCAGTTAGCTTTAGTCCAGATGGTCAAACCTTGGCTAGTGCTAGTAGGGACGCAAGCGTGAAGTTGTGGGATATTCACAAGCATAAATGTGTAAAAACATTAGAAGGTCACACGGGTGAAATCTGGTCAGTTAGCTTTAGTCCAGATGGCAATACTTTAGCTACAGCTAGTCAGGACTGCTTGGTTAAGTTGTGGGATGTGGGTGAAGGTAAATGTATAACAACCTTGCCAGGTCACACTGATGGAGTCTGGTCATTGAGTTTTAGTCCTGATGGTAAAATGCTCGCTAGTGGTAGTGTTGATCACTCAATTCGATTATGGGATACCAGTAACTTTACTTGCGTAAAAGTGTTGCAAGGACATACTTCTACTGTATGGTCAGTCAGTTTTAGTCCTGACGGTTGTACTTTGGCATCCGCGAGTTCTGATCAAACAATTTGCTTATGGGATATCAATAACTTTACCTGTTTAAAAGTGTTGAATACTCATAGTAGTGGAGTATGTTCTGTTTGCTTTAATTCTGTTGGTAATATCTTGGTTCATATTAGTCAAGATGAGGGAATTAAGCTTTGGGATGTGGGAACTCTTGAGTGCATAAAAACCCTGAAAGTAGATCGCCTTTATGAAGGGATGAACATCAGGGGGGTGACTGGGTTAACAGCCGCGCAGCGATCAACTTTATTGGCTTTGGGGGCGGTGGAAGGTATAGGTTAG
- a CDS encoding 3-oxoacyl-[acyl-carrier-protein] synthase III C-terminal domain-containing protein encodes MNNVYIADIRSITPRSYSAKYIADKMYPSHLYGDKLNILAKKLAEKIGVERRASVIDYELYPEITLANPDDHPKVWGTRIINELTENINKDDIGFLTLSYNVSYHKDILPSLASQIAIDAQLTKLDGNDEVAYYGCASSIYSLDQAVEYCKKYERPAIVFSFDQCTTKSLQLDKNDLDFKKMLVTNLLFTDGGVGMLIIPEKMRSLFQKPLLKIMNIKKKYIPGDLIAMKNGKLLISSNLKDIVPKLVSNELVKPFLRENQLNIEDLSEWSVHQGGTEVLKQFCDNECLGLSDKQIMRSLDLFRKRGNTSSASCLLVLESFFSDRNSTRSSNCTGIMLGFGAGYYFGILLYKWDSGT; translated from the coding sequence ATGAACAATGTTTATATTGCCGATATTCGGTCAATTACTCCTCGAAGTTATTCAGCTAAATATATTGCTGACAAAATGTATCCCTCCCATTTGTATGGAGATAAATTAAATATACTGGCAAAAAAACTGGCCGAAAAAATCGGAGTTGAACGTCGTGCCAGCGTCATTGATTATGAGTTGTATCCAGAAATTACGTTAGCTAACCCAGATGACCATCCGAAAGTGTGGGGAACAAGGATTATTAATGAGCTGACAGAAAATATTAATAAGGATGATATTGGCTTTTTGACTCTAAGTTATAATGTATCGTACCATAAAGACATATTGCCCAGTTTAGCTTCACAAATTGCGATAGATGCTCAACTTACAAAATTGGATGGAAATGACGAAGTTGCCTATTATGGTTGTGCATCATCAATTTATTCATTAGACCAAGCAGTTGAGTATTGCAAGAAATATGAAAGACCAGCAATTGTTTTTTCGTTTGATCAATGTACCACAAAATCTCTTCAACTAGACAAAAATGATTTAGATTTCAAGAAAATGTTAGTTACAAACTTGCTTTTTACAGACGGTGGTGTTGGAATGCTTATAATTCCTGAAAAAATGCGCTCACTTTTTCAGAAGCCATTACTAAAGATCATGAATATCAAAAAGAAATATATTCCAGGTGATCTCATCGCTATGAAAAATGGCAAATTATTGATAAGTTCTAACTTGAAAGATATTGTGCCAAAGTTAGTTTCAAATGAACTGGTTAAACCTTTTTTAAGGGAGAATCAACTAAACATTGAAGATCTAAGTGAATGGTCTGTACATCAAGGAGGCACTGAAGTACTTAAGCAATTCTGTGACAATGAATGCCTTGGTTTATCAGATAAACAAATTATGCGCTCTTTAGATTTATTTAGAAAACGTGGAAACACAAGCTCTGCTAGCTGCTTACTGGTTTTAGAAAGTTTTTTTAGTGACAGAAACTCAACTAGATCATCAAATTGTACAGGTATTATGCTAGGATTTGGAGCTGGTTATTATTTTGGTATTTTATTATATAAATGGGATAGTGGAACTTAA